One Citrus sinensis cultivar Valencia sweet orange chromosome 5, DVS_A1.0, whole genome shotgun sequence genomic window, ttttcttttctttctcattttcgTTATCTATTCAGAATAGCTTTCATATGTCTTTCGGCCATTTATTCTTATGCCGTGTcagtaaatcaacattagcTGTACAGATTATTACACATACAAATGGGCTCCATgtattctcaaaaaaaaaaaaaaaaaatgggctCCATGTATTTGACGAAGactaaaataaagagaaaaagaaatttatactATTGACTTGCTTTGAAGTCATGTTTTCCTCTTGAGAAgctttcacacacacacacacacacacacaaatataTATTGGTTAGAAAAGAGTGGAAAATTTCATTAACCATTTCTTCTGTAAAGATTATGGGCAAGCATaagcaagaaaagaagaagaaggagaagaggCCCCTCAATGagcaatttcatatatatatgtctaCTCGTGTTAAACAGGCATGCAAGCTCTCTTTGAGTGTGATCTGTGTGAGtattttattgaaagcaaATTTCCCCGTAACCATCTATCCAAATGTTATTACTTTTgttgtgtttttttatttttttatttttttgtttctactGGAgggatttaatttatatagtgGTGGATTATTAGATCtgcatggaaaaaaaaaattcttctcattttctcAGACAAAAATGCATTAAAGATGTGTTTGGTAAGttgtttttacaaaaatttctcTGGAAAcaataatctttattttccaCTTGAAGTTCATTACAATAGTTGACGTTTGGGGGCATTTTGTTGGACATTATACATTATGGAAATAGACACAAAATCATCTTTTGGGGcttaaatatatatcatttaccTTTGCCTTACGAAATTTATTTCCGAGCTCTGTAAACACAATATCACAGTTACTCTTGATTTTTAcagtaaagaaagaaaaacgcAAGTTtgcaaaaatctaaaatatcatTGATAAAAGATTGAATTATAAAACTAGGGTTTAAAGTTTGAATGATAGAACTAGGGTGTTAACTCTATTTTTGTACTAACTTAAATAACGTGAACTTGTTAAAATAGACAGACCcgaattattttacataatagaATTCTACCAActgaaataaggaaaataaaataaatagtaatcAAATTCGATATctaaaaaaagagataataatcaaattcagggccaaaataaaatagtagCACTGTTGATTTGTCTCATCGCAAATAGTggaacaatatattataattatacgTCCCATACGGACACATGTAGTTTAAGTTATAATCTCATAAAAGTACACAAACATCCTACATCAATAAGTTAGGCTTCTATCTAAGCTTATAAGCTTCTATCTAATATTAGAGCTAAAATTATGCATGAGTAGGCCCGTAATATCCTTGCTTGTGACAAGGACTGTGCAAAGATACCAATCATGAGGTTCGCTAGCTAGGGACATTAGCTAATACTGATTGGGAATGAATCTTTGGTTACATTATCCAATATTGACTGTGAATGAATCTTGGGTTAAGTACATAAAATGTTTGGGCAACTCTCAATTATCGACTTAGCTTTTAAGTatgagtgattttttttttttaatacccctcaaactcaaaatgattaTATAATCAGAGAAACATTAAATCGAAATGCATATATGTAAAGCTTTGAGTATCCAAggaatcattttaattattaatgtattGATAATTTCAATTCTGATCTACATACTCTAGTGGATTACAAAGCATTAATCGTATTATTAACCATAGATAAAAGATTGTGTTGCTTTTGGTGCTTCagatttttatgttttaattatgCCAATGAATTACACTCAATTAGAAAAGAACTTTactaataatttgtattaaatataaaaatttaaagtcgATTTTTTGGATAGTATAGTCAAAGaggtattattattgttttcctTTTGTCATTTGTGAAACTAAGAGGTTCTTTATCTCGCTTTTAGTGTGATTGGTGTGAGTGTTTTCTTCAAAGCAAATTTCTCAATAAAGATATATCCAAATGTcattgcttttgttttgtgctgtttgtgttttatttttatttctactgTAGGGATTTAATTTACATAGTGGTGGACTATTAGAtctactttaaaaaaaaaaatgttttccaTTTCCTTAGACAGAAATGCATTAAAGATGTGTTTGGAAAGTTGTTTTTACAAAAGTTCTTTGGAAAcaataatctttattttccaCTTGAAGTTCATTACAATAATTGATGTTCCAGGGCATTTTGTTGGacatatatatgataaaaatggacacaattatttttaggAGCTTAAATATCATATAGTTTTGCCTCACGAAATTTACTCCCGAGCTTTGTAGACGCAATATCACTGTTACTCTTGATcttttacattaattgtatagttaattaatgtaattaattcaCAGGAGGGACTCCAAAGCAATGATAGTGAAAGTTTATCAATTCAAAGAGatgaacaaaaatttaatgaaagtatATCAATTCAAAGATATGAACAAGATGTTGATCTGCTTGACTTGGAAGCGAAGGAGAATAAAGCTGCTTCGGATGATGGTTTCATTATCGACGAGTTAATTGTGAAGGCATATgatattagttaattaattgatgcaatcatatttttttgttttgtccacaaatatatttggagaaaaaataatataatttaattacatgtcaAGACTATCCAGCTAAAGATTTAACTTTGACAAACGTTAGTAACTTCTAAAATTATCCCCGTTAATGTATAGATCCTGTaaaagttttacaatattaatttacatgTCTTTCAAAAGATATTGTTAGTGATCGGTAACAATACTTCAATTTAAGTGTTTGAACGAAGGATTATATAAGTAAGAAAGTTTCATTAGGTAATGTTATGGCCCACAGGTGCTCAGCTGAGtggtttttaaataattttgttactCACAACTTGAGTAAAGTAAaaagagttggactattgaCACCCCTTCATTGATCTTATAAAACCCTgtgatattataattatatttaaggacaaatataaatagaattaactccatttatattttctttctctcttcaatttcattttgcttgcacaatataaatttttgtaatcattaaaaaatctgaatttaAGAAgcaatctataattttttttaatcattaaaataatctaaatttaagaagtaattttttaagccAAAATAATACTCTGGTAATATATGTAGCAACAAAATTAGGATACAGCAttgtgagaaaataaattaaataaaattttatctcactacaaataattttttaaggattctcaaattaattattgcacCCAAAATTTATATGTCCGATAAAATTGTATTGGActcataaaatattcaatattttataaggtttttcttattttttcttttagatattttttttagaaattaaataataaagaaagtttGAAGAGAGGAATGCAATTATTAAGACTGAAAGagtgagaaaattattaaaattgcaagatttatgaataaaaatagtgTTTATTTAGAAAATGGTACTTTTGGTATTAAATGGAgtataattgaaaaagaaggtttcaaaaggattttgGAGGGGTGCTAATAGTCCTActcaagtaaaaaattaactttggTTTGCCCAACTCTCTTTTTTGGTCTTTTTCAAATAAGGTACGTAATGCCACGGAATTAAACCCTAAGCCCATATTAACAAGAAGAATTATTCAAATGAAAGGTAAGGATTATGCCATCAAGATAAAAGCTTACAATGGTTTTACTTTTAGAAGTTTTATGGTTATGAAAGTATAGTGAGAACAATATTAGCAACGCAAAGCATGTATGTATTAAATCTTTGAGCATCCTTGCccattcaattaattattgtatatactattttatgaattgtttCTGCTTTTAGTTATCTTTGTGGTCGTAATAGAGGATATGATTTCTTGATCATAACATTGTATTAGATGGCAAGAACTAACATTTTTCAGTTATCTTTTTCTCAATGTAATCTAGATACTTGCCAAGGTGGAGAGTCCATGGGGAGAGAATTGCAAGTTACTCTACTTAGCTCGGAATAAATGAAGAACGAAGCTGCCTATGTTAATTATAAAGGTATGTAACATCtgtaaattgataaaaatccAACTATTTCTTTTCCTATAATTACATtgggagaaaaagaaatttaaattagattttaaaacaTCCCAATTAAGCCATAAGTTTACAATTTTTTCTAACGTAATTCTAGAATTATCCCTGTTAATGTATCTTGTAAAActtcacaattttaatttgcttgtATTTCTAAAGATATTGTTAGTGTTTGGTAACAAAACTTCAATTGatgtgttttaattatattagtaAGAAAGTGTTGTAATAGATCATAGTGGCTCAACTAAATggtttttaagtaattttatttaacttgtCATTCAAGTTCAAATTTGAGGAGGTAGGGGCTAAAAAAtcgatttgaattttgtttatctactatttttttttaaaatcgtAATGTTAGAGATTTAAACCCAAATCGTAATTAAGTAAAGGAATAATTAAGATGAATGCTAAGGATTAATTAagacataaaatttataaaatttgatagtTATGACCATGTAGTCagaacaataaaaatagtaaatgttTGAGCATCCTTGGCCCCAcagaatcattttatttactttatatatttcatttcacGAATTGTTTCTGCCCTTAATTTCTCTTCGTGGTCGTCATTGAGGATATGTTTTCTTGATCATTTGCGTCGCTTgctattctttttgtttttttgtttttaactatttttattcattaacacgtgattttgttttgaagtTAATGTTAatggaaaagataaaataatatgtttatctaatatataaaagttaTGGATGATGTGTGCAGGGGTTAATTTAGCTTTTTTATACTTATCATATCTTATTAggaaattcaaaaaaagaaaaaattcaacctCTGCAGGTACCATGGCTTACTACATACCCTGCCCTCCTTATCGATGAGTAGTGATGATTATGAAGATATTGAAATAGAAGTTGATGAGACAGTGTCTTATTCTCATGAATATAATGAAATCGATGGTTCTTTAAGCCAGACCACTACTACCAGTTCAACTAATGAAGATGAACAGAATAATGTCAGCTTCAGAGCCGAGGATATTGAAATAGAGCGATTACAAGGTGATTTTGGTGATCATCATTATGAAGATATTGAAATAGAAGCTGGTGAGGCAGCAGTGCCTTATTCtcatgaagatgaagaaattgatgGTTCCTTAGAACAGACCATTACTAATATTTCAACTAATGAAGATGAACCGAGTATTATCAACTTAGGAGCTGAGGAGAGTGAAAATCTTTCGGATATTGGTTCAACTGATGTCAATGTTGGGCACCGGGAGGTGAGCAGATGTGGtccattattttaaatgattcAAATCactatttctttaaaaattttattgaacttttaataatgcatatcatcattatttttttagacttGATCTAATCATTAATTCATAAGTTCTCGGCTAGTTTTTGACTATCTAATAAAACACCTGGCCCTTACCTTTttcatgtaaaatttcatCGTAAAACATGTTGGAACTGATGACACATGATTAATAATCCCTGTCATCCTAATCAAGTCAAACCCACAGACTTCAATTTGTATTATAATCCTTTCGGCTTAGCGTCAGGAAccaatgaatttatatttttgcttaagtacttaattattaaatcagTTTTTGTTCAAATGTAATTTTAGTTAGATTATAAtctagttatatatataatcattctcaAGTATAGGCGTttccattttattaattacagaCATGCTGTTAAGTCATgcaatttaatagaattgatTTTCAATACACTATAAAGTTGTGtggttcaataatattaaaaactgattttattaaactttataACTTAACAGTGTGCTCTAATCTGGAGTCTCGGATTGAAACAATTTCTGTGGACAAAGGCCACCAGTGGCTGCACATAGTGGAACCCACCATGTGCAGCCaacgaataaaaaaaaaagccataGGGGCCGCTGGATTGAAATCTAAAGGCCCTTGGTAGATTTCCGCAAAGTGATCCAATCCAGGACTCCCGAATTGGATCACtgtcctatatatatatatatatatatatatatgtatatatatatgtatatatataatcacaATGCACAcgaatgttttttttttctttaacttcgttctttatttataatcataTTTGTTTTCCACTTTCAACATAGGTTGATTTAAGGTTGATCCTTTCAATCACAAACTTTGTGCTAGAGCTTCCCTCAGCTGTATTTGACCAGCTGTCTTCAGTGCATAAACCTCTGTACGCTCTCTTGGGTATGTTAATGTCATTCACAGCCTTGTTTTTATGCATTGGAGAGCTTGTTTATAAAGCTCGAAAGGAAAAAGTTACATGGAAATGGAGGGGTACATTGCCGTGGTTATATTATCCATCACAAAATCAGAAGCCTTTCGGTAACTTCAAGGATATTTTTGGATTGGCATGCGCACTTTGTCAGTGTACTGTGACAGCAATTGATTATAGTTTCGTTCATCGACATGCAGATAATCCTATCAAAGTATCACTTTTGCCCATTATTTTTGCCTTTGGTCAATTATGTTCTGAGTTTTGTGGGAAATCCAGATAGGactattaaataaagatgagaTGCCATTAACCGTATGGAAAATTATGCAAGAGCAACTGATTGGAAGGTTAAGTTCCCGACATCACCCTCAACATTCATATTGatcttgattttgattttgttctcTATATAGATTATTACTTGAGATAACCACATGTGAGTGTAGCTGATTGAAAGTTGTTGCTGTAAACAAAAAGTGGTAAGATTCTTGATATCATAAGTATCTAGTATTATTTAGAGAGATGTAATCccattaattatatagtgGAATGTCATATTGGACTACGGTCCcgtattttttttcaatttaggtTTTCTACATAAAATTTGTGTCTGTTGCAGTCGACTTTACTACCTCAtattgtgttattttaatttctaattatttggttgtgcaaaaaaggaaaagagttaatttctaatttgtaaattataaattcacGCTAAACTAAatagataatttattatttagctAGTTCTTATTTATGCCACCAATTAGTGGCAAAATGAGTAAACTAATCGAATTTGAATCAAATcctaaatgaaatattaagtGAAAATTCAATAGATTCgatttcaatttgtttacTTAATGAAcatttgattcatttaatttgtagaAGAAATCGATCGAAttgaatttagatttatttataatttatttaattcattttgcacaattaataaatgaatcgaaTTGAATTTGTgttcatttaaaattcatttacaaatattaattaataagaaaaaatccaacaaataaaatcgagTATTCAAACATAATTAATGTCATCCATACTCCCACTTACAGATCATAGCAATtcaaataatagtaattaaaatccaaactATAGCCTGAAGTGTCTTCTATTCAATTCTTTGATCTTTGACTCTGTCACCTTGGAAACAAGGATCCTgctaaaaaagagaaaagggaatattttcaaaattaacccCACGGAAAATTTTCacataaaaatcttatttaatttccgTGAATCTGCATACAAGAAATGGGCTCCATCTCCAATCTATTGACGACGAAGAAATAGAGGgggaaggaaaaagaaaaaaaacaagtcGACTTATCTGATCAAAACGCACCCTCTGTTAATCTTTTATATAGAATCAAGGTTACTTTTGGATTCAGCAAAGAAAAATGGGCTCTTCATCGTTCAACGAGATGCTGCAGCCACCGCCAAACAGCGTTGAAGCAGGCATCATAATTGCTATCAGCATATGGACGCGGGGCGCGGAAGCCAGCGGCTCGCATGTCCAGAGTAATTAGCTATACTATTGTAGAGTTTGATCTGCTCTTAATTCTTAACAAGATAAAGAAACTCTGCCCATGACCACTCTCAAGACCAATTCAAGTTGCTCACACACTCAAAGATCAATCAGAATGATTCAACGATGACTATAatctgaaacaaaaaaatttgtaaaacaaTCAAGATGAACAAGAAACTGAATCAAGCATTCAATACAAAGAACACTCagaattacgtggttcagtGATGAAACCACCAGTGGTAGCCTTATTGATGATTGATCAAGGAATGAGTTACAAGAATGCGAAACTGACATTATAGAGAACAAGGTTAAACTTTCTCCCATACAAATCTCTCTCTACAATCTCTCTCAAAACAAGCTGGAAACTCAGCTTATAAGGACGCTGCTCAACAACCACAGCAACCCAGATTGTACAGATGAATGCCACGTGCTCCCACGACTATTATAACAAACTGAATCACTTAAGTAGGCACGATCTTAAGCAAGTGAATTCCTAAAATCAGTTATGATTGAAACGCAGCATGTGAATGCCGTTTAAGTGATCATGCTTGAATCTTGTGACTTCATTTAACCAATCACCATTGCTGGAACGCTGCCGTTTAACCATGAGTGTTTGAATTCACGCCTCAGAAATTCCAAGCAATCAAACACTGCCCGCCCAAGACTATTGCCAAGATCAATCAAGATGCATATGAACTTGATTACTCAATGACTATTTAAGAACTTAGTAACAAGATTTTAGAGACCAGAAACACAATAATTGATCAAAGTTGCCAAGCAATCACACACAAGAAGAAGACtgatttacgtggttcagttGTGTAAGGAGGCACAGCCTACATCAGGGGGAGAAGCCATCAAAATGAgttttattgatgattcaagttttgattacataattttttttacaaagaCTATATatatcaaggaacaagatgacactctctctctctctctctctctttcttaattttctctagAAAGCTCTCTAGATCACCTTGAAACAGCCTCCACAATCAGCTCGTATAACAGGTGATAGCAAACCCATATCGCACCAGATTCACCCACGTGGATAACGGTTTTGTAACCAACTTGATTCTTTTCTTCACATGCTTAATCACTTGCGTTACTTAAACCACGGCTCTTAAACGACTTTGAGCATTGCCGTTTTCAACCTTTAGTGATGCATGTGTGCAGCACATCATTTCTCAAGTCATTAAAACACCTAAACCGCATGACTCTTAAGTTTTTTATTCATCACTTTGGTCCACATTACGATTTTGGGTTTCTAtgatattttacattttgagGTGATAGGCCAGATTTAGTTCTTCAATTTGCTTGGGTTCTGCCACAACTTTCCGAATAAATGGATTCAGCCCTGAACTTGTTTGTTGTCGAGCactgaattaaaataattccTGCCAATTACCATAATTTAGtgatcaataaaaaaatcaatttagtaTTGAATTATGTAGGAAGCATATaggtaaaatatattatagaatGATAGTACTTGAGttagtttaatattttagtattttattaatatttattttattttagttgtaTTTGTAATCTGGAttagtttaaatttaagataattcatttt contains:
- the LOC102618975 gene encoding uncharacterized protein LOC102618975, whose protein sequence is MGKHKQEKKKKEKRPLNEQFHIYMSTRVKQACKLSLSVICEGLQSNDSESLSIQRDEQKFNESISIQRYEQDVDLLDLEAKENKAASDDGFIIDELIVKAYDIS
- the LOC112495471 gene encoding uncharacterized protein LOC112495471, with protein sequence MSSDDYEDIEIEVDETVSYSHEYNEIDGSLSQTTTTSSTNEDEQNNVSFRAEDIEIERLQGDFGDHHYEDIEIEAGEAAVPYSHEDEEIDGSLEQTITNISTNEDEPSIINLGAEESENLSDIGSTDVNVGHREVDLRLILSITNFVLELPSAVFDQLSSVHKPLYALLGMLMSFTALFLCIGELVYKARKEKVTWKWRGTLPWLYYPSQNQKPFGNFKDIFGLACALCQCTVTAIDYSFVHRHADNPIKVSLLPIIFAFGQLCSEFCGKSR